The genomic DNA AAAAGATTTGGTTGTAGAAATACACCAATTAATCCACTCAATCCACTTATAACCAAAACTCATCTTATCTAAAAACGCTAATAAGAAGTTCCAATTAATGCTAGGTCTCCGGTCACCATTTTTAGTAAAGAGATGACTAAAAGCGTTGGTCACCCCCTCCTTAATCTCCTCCTCACCAGACAACCAGTTCTCAGTCACCCTTACTCTAGCCAAAAAATTCCTCCTACAGTGAGCATTTGCCATTCTgtgaaataattttgtatttttatctcCCTCCTTTAGCCGTAACTctctagatttttgtctccaaaaAATCTCTTCAAACAATGCCTACTTCTTAAATTCTTTTGTAGTCAATCTTTTAGCCACAATCTCATCCCCTACCAATAGAGCTTAATAGAGCTTCCCTCTCCTTGGCTAAGAGGGTTGACAGGCTTGCCAAGTGGGGGAGCTACCTACCTTTTTGTTCTCCTTCCCTTGGGCTTCTTTAGGAGGACTAGTCATCCTTTAGttgtatttatttcttcttttttttaataaaattacctcaattagaaaaaatagaaagaaaaaaaaagcaggGATACAAAAAATCTCTCATTTTCTAAGCACCCTAAGGCAGAtttattttgcttcttttttgtGTGTATAAACGAGGGTGGGTATTTGAATGGTGTAAAAGACCTAAAGGAACAACTTGAAGGCAATTGAGAGCCTCTACATGCTTTCTTAAATCTTTAAGAAAATAGTCTAATACTTGTTCTCCATggaaaaaaacatagaaattggTATTTCTAAAACTTTCCAATGTAGTCAAATAGGGCACATGTTGCACACGCATATCATGTATGTCAACCAAAATGTAATCTACTAATATGCATAAAAAATAGAACAGTCTTGCATGCAATTGGTACTGTATCATGCTTCAGTAGACATTAAAAGTTAAGAAGCTGATCATTGAAGAGGCTCTACACTCAAAAAGCTATGTAACAATTACATCTCATTCTACACAAGAGGCGCCACATAAGATTTCCTTCAGAATTAAAAGTGAAAGGTTTCAAAGAAAATGGCATTGCTCTGACCAGTAAAGACGAGGAGAATCTTGCATAAGTACTTGGCCACCAGCAAGAATCCAACAGAATCCAAACACCCACCAGACAGATGAAAACATTGTGTTCATTGACTCCAGCCTTTTCACTATGCTGAAAAATCAGAAGTATTATAAGTTATAACAAAAACCTATTCATTAGCTTAAATAGCTTCCCCAATTTCAATGCTGAAAAATCAGATGGATTATTACAAAAAGATATTCATTAGCTTAAATAGCTACCTCAATTTCATACTTTCAAACATTTAACATCTAAGATATTACTATTTAccttttacatatatacaaatttgTATGATGGGCCAACAATCTGTTGCTTAGGACAAGCTAAATTCACATTATTAGGTCAAATATTAGAAACTCCCATGCGTGGACACTTTTCAGGGTATCTATTTGACCAAAAACCAACATGAACAGATGGACTCAGCAAATTTGCTCAAGAGAAATAGGACTTGTTTGGGAATTGTTCttgataaaatagaaaataatttttaaccccaaaaaatacatttggcaaattttttattgaatttttttttaaaaaaatttgttctgAATAGGGTGTTTTTTTAGAACAGCGTTAAGGTATTTTCAAGTGGTTTTTGTAGGGTATTTTGAGAAGCAactgaaaatatgataaatactTTGAAAAGTTTTGCATCATACATAAACGTATAGTACTTTCCTGGAGAATAAGCCAATGaaactgttttttatatttgaattcccaaacaaaattttgttcctcAAAACAatttagaactatttttaagaactgttctaaaaaactgtttttaagaactattatcaaaaactgttttttgagaATTGCTTTCGAAAACATTGTCAAAGAAGCCCATATTTTCTTGGTTCACCAATTAAAATTATacaataatttctcaaattaaCCTTGCAAATGTTATATTTAATCAAGAAACACCCCCATGCATTAGATGCCTAGCAATTTCTAAAGAACAAGCTCTTTGTGTCCTGAGATAAATATGTGCTCTTTATGTCCTAGTACTCTAACTAATACAATTATACTGAGATTTAATATATAGTCCAAcagttcaagaaaaaaaaataaaggtagTGCATACAAATTCAAAAGTTGCCTGATAACCAAAGGGATGCAGACTGTACAGTCAAACAAATTGCAAATAGAAGTTCAGAAACCCATTAGTGAAACACACAAAAATAGATACAGACTCCACCTACTTTGATAAAACCTTGAAAATTAGGGTCACGAGATTTTTCCATCTTGAATATAACACTGAAAACTGCAAGCTGATGAAAAAGTAAATTCATCGTTACCCTAATTAAATAGGGCAAATTCTGACTTTGATTTCATGTTTACTAACCAATTTGAACTAGATTCAGTGTTTTTCAATAAGCTCACAAATCCCATCTGAACTTTTCGACTCCATTTTCACTGAAAATGAAACTTACAGTAACATGTGAGTTACTCAACACAGAAAATTTCAGTTTCACACATACTAATAAACAGTTCCCCAGAAAATGAACTGAAAATTCATCACACCTTaagcaaaatataaaaaattcaacatGGGCCACCATACATTACcaattaataaacaaaaatccaTGTACAAAAACAGGTTCGATCAGCTAAAATTACCTGCTGTGACGGTCTTCATTGCCGTGATTCCTCCTTCGGAACTGAAAACACACAAAACCCACATGCAAAAGGCACTGCAAAGCATACCCAAAAATCCAAACCCTCAACGGCCTCGACGGCCTCTCCTGAAACGTGGAGAGCAGCACCACCATCGACACGGAGACAAAAGCCAGGTTCCATATCACGTCCAGCACCACAATGGGCTTCGAGAAACCGCCACCGCCGCCGCCACCGTCGCTCATGTGCCGGTCGTCGTAGTCCTCCGATCTTGGCTGCGTACAGTCCCATAGAAGGCTATGGTGCTCTCCCGTGATCAGCCTCGTCGTGTAACGGGCCAGCGGCAGAGAAAGACTAGTGCTTAGGGAGTTGCTCATAAACCCGCCTCCGCCCTGGCCGCCCGCCCAGGGGACATCGGCGTCCATTCTAGAGAGAAAgttagagagagaagagaaCGGTGGGTGGGTGGGTTTGAGTTTGGGTTTGATGGTGGAGACTGGAGAGAGGGCATGGGGCGGGTTGAAGCTGGTGGCGTTTGAGTTGGGGAAGATGCTCTCCACTCTCACCCTCACGGTGGGGCCTGTCATTTTTCCCTACTGTTCTGATTGGGTCTGGCCCACATTATCCTCCGGCCCCACCTGATTTCGACGGCTCGAAATTGTTGCTGTCACATTCTTATGTGCACGAGTGGCCCTTGtctcttttttttcactttttatttatttgtctttttattaTGGGAAATTTGTGTTTTGATGGGCATTTGAGAAATATATGGTCGAAACCCAAATTCATGAAATAtgataatcaaattttaataggGAAAGTAATATAGCTTTCATACCCTTTGAGTTTGCTTCATTTTTTGTGTCAAGATTCCCTTCCGTGTCTCCATtatcgataaaaaaaaaaaaaagtagaagtgTACTGTAAGAAGTTAGGTTTAGCTACAGTAGCGGCGGCGACGATGGACTAATGTGGATCTACGGCGACCTTGGCACCTCCAGATTTTTCTTTCACAGCAGCAACCAAGCCTCCATGTTAGCAACGATCGAAATTTGAACAAGTTTCCTGattcatctttttttatttctcctcttcctttgtcattttattcgttctttttttttgtttttccactgAAAAAGAAAGAGTTGAAGTAGAGTCACCATGCGATCGGTGCACGGGGTGAGTGTCGACCACTGTCGTCATTAATCACCACCAGTTTCCCCTTAATTGTGGCCAAAACCCACCATCACCGTTGCAACTTCTTCACATCTCGAGTTCCGACGACTTCCAACTCTAAAACCATCTTCGTCTTCACCACACCAAATTCCAATCCTTCAACACCTATTCGCTGCTGATCCACCTCCATTTTAACAATAGTCGTAGCagctaaaggaaaagaaaaatctggAGGTGCCAAGGTCATTGCCGCTGCAGCTCCACATCAGTCCATCGTTGCCGCCATCacttctacctttttttttttatcagtaatGGAGACCCGGAAGGGCAATATTGGCACAAAAAATGGAGTCggctcagagtgcatgaaaGCAATATTACTTTCATATTAAAATCtaattctcatatttcataaagttgggttccgaaaaccatatatttcccaaatggtcccatcaaaacacaagtttcccttttattattattattttgttactACCGTCTACATTTGCACTTTGGAGCCCCAACCCTACCCTTCCTATCTAGGTCCCCATTAATAAAAATTCCgtttttagattttaattcCTTAACTATAATAAGGTAttgttttgattgtttcttattttttgctTCGGATTGAAATTAAAAGCaaaatcacaatttttaaaggataatattaatattataaaatttttattaatattctttttgacttttatattaaattcttttttaagtcttaaattgtgtagatattgtttactTTAAGTTCAAACCTAAGGGACCTTTacgactttaaaatgcatcGGGTTAAGGATTgattctaataccatttgtaaagACTTGCACCCACCCAACCACCTAATCATATAGATATCACCCGTTCTAAGCCTAAAGGGGTTCTCATGACTTTTAAATACATCTACAGGTTAAGAGAAACCtctacatatataattttaggAACTTTTTGCCATtcaatgtgggatatcacataAACTCTTTAAACAAAAGCACTAGACTTTTCAAAAGCCACATCAAACACAAGATTTATGTATATTTAAAGGTAAACTTATAAATTTAGAGGCTTGAAATTGAAGTAGCAGCACAAAGTTTTTACAAGATAAAGAGTGGCTAAGTAAATAGCCTTGTTCACACCCTCACACTTCATATTTCACAACTTTCACACTTCCAACACCTCACACACACATTCAAACCATATAAAGTAAACATGATTATAACATAGGATTTCTCTGTTAATCCTCATATTAAATCGAAGATTTATAGCCAGCATCGGTTTCCACGGTCTGGAGACTACTTGAGTCCATCAACAAATCAAATGCAGTGAAAGAATAAGCAGGGAGTTCAGCATCCAAGTCCTTGCCTACATCTTTAAGTTCAAATCGGAATGGTGTAACCTGCAGCCAAGAAAACAACAGAAAGAACAAGCAGACTGTGATTTTGGATATAAGAGCATCACTGATGTAAAACAATGGTGGGATTTGGCTGAAAATACCTTGGTTGGTTCTTTGAAGGAATTCTCATCCATCACATTGCTAGATGTGAGTACAGTCTTGGTTGCCCCGGACAATTGTAGGGAGTTGGTCTGCAGCCCATCCACGGAAATTTTGAGACTCACTGACACGTTTCTGAAGTTTACAACctgcaaaaagccaaaaaaaagaaaaaaaacagggTTCATAACTTCATATACAAAACCAGATCTTTTCATGGTGATCAAGCTAAATTGCAGAAAGAGTCCTAAATGGAGAAAGCAAATGAGGAGTTTCAGAAGATTtgttggaagacctttaatttTATGTAAGTTTTGTTATCCTGGGGGCTTTTCCAAGTGATTGCAGAGGCAATAAGTGAACTGGAGGAATTAGTCGTGAGCGTTGAATTGAGAAGAGTCGCTCCACTGGAGTTGCTGAAAAAGTGCTGCATCCAGTAGCTAGGAGTTCCATACACAAAGGAAGAATTGAAAACGATTGCATCTGGGCTCCAGCTTTAATGAGAgaaaatttttccaaatttaaatattgattaAGTATAGAAGTATAATGAAGGCAAGGTTTTAGTAGGAAAATGAGGAGACATACGTCCTGTCATTGGAATTCACAAAAAGTGGTGCATAGCTTGCCATCTCAACAACATCACTGCATTGGAGCAGAAAGTAAGTACCCGGTAACTACTGTAGCTtccaaaactaaactaaaagcATAAGGATCACAAAAAACAGGAGATAAATGATAATGGAATCTTAAATAGCTTCCATTATCGGTTTTAATGAACAACATGATGGAAATTGATAAAGTTCCATGTTACTGCTGTTGTTGGTGAAGGATCAGAAAAACATGTCAGAAAAGTTCCCAAGAGAGCTAGTATGCTGAACTTCAGGATATTATGTAactatattgaaatttaaactatctaaaaaccaaaaaagaaaaaaaaatgacataaaaagTTCTTTGCATTAGACGAGAtaagtttatataaaaaagaaatatgggattaaaaaaatcagtaaatattaaaatcagAAGACAcgataaaaaaataaggaaacattACATCAGTTTTTCTTCTCAAAAGAAATTGAGAACAAAAGTTTGAAATAATTACGCACAAACTCAAGCATTTGAATGAAAACCTTTTCCTCAGGAGAGCAGAGCAGACCTGTTCTTTTCCACCCCAATGAGGAATGCAGCTTCAGCCAATGCTGCCAAAAGAGTTCCTGAACCAGCATCTTTACCTGTCACAGCATACTCACTGACAAAAGCCTTTGGAAAATCATTCAGCAGCAGAACAGTTCAGGAGCATTCATTTAGAGCTTGATTTGTGAATTAGATGAAGGCATTTCACCACACCTTTGGAGCATCACGTGATGTGCGATCAAATTGATGAGCCATACTATACAGGTTGATGGCAGATGTGTAAATCTAACCAGGAAATCAGAGAGTAAGACAAGGACCGTTGACAACCAATGACCATTGCACCTATTCATGTTATAATATGGAAGAAGCCACTATATGAAGCATTTAATAGGTAAAACAAGGCATGATGTTAAGACTTTTACATGGAAATCATAGTAATCGGCTGGGTGATTCAACTTCCGAGAAGACGCATCACAGTTTGTGATTAGTTTGATGTCTGGATAAACTCGTTTGATAGCATCATAGAACCTCATGTAGTTTCCTGATCAAATAAGTGTAAATCTCAAACCAATTAAAGAGAAGCTTTACCATTTAGAAACTGAGGTGCAATGTGGGATTTATGGAATCTATAGGAGTGTAAGTTTGTTTAGAAGAGGAATTTTCACTAGAGTTCAGTATGATTTGCTGATTGTGAGAGCACTTTGAaaatcagagttgaaatgatTCCTTGGCTAGATTGCTTTTTGGCACAAAAATGTTCAGTTTAGAGGTTGGAAGAGAAGAATTTCTTGGATAGTATTTAATTAGGGtttataaataaaggaaaaacgCATCTTTAATCCCCTTGTTCCACCTTTTCAGTGAAATGGAAGCAACAGAACCCTGTTCCTCCTGAGCCCAACACCCCCACCCCTACCCCCTTCACCCCAAAGGAAACCACATCCACAAGGGTGATGCAGAACCCTGTAATTGGTAAACAAACAAACTGAAGAGGAGCCAAACCCTTCATTTTAAATCAACTTTGTGCATGAATTTACTTAACAATTTTAGcatggagaaaaataatatgCTCTCTATGTTCCATTACTAAGTAAGCTATGCCTTCCATTAGATAAATAAGCAAACAAAGAGTATGGATTTCAAATATGCATACCCCGGTAATTCTTTTTCCAGCAATCCTCATTTCCAATTgcaatatattttaagttaaaagggTCTCCGTGTCCCATTGCAGTCCTAACAGAACCCCATGTAGAATTTGATGCACCTCTCGCAAACTCAATACTATCAAGGGCTTCCTGTGTAAAAAAGAACAAGATTCAAGCACAAGCATACActagttgattactactcaactTATTAATTAGATGAAATAGTATGATCTCCTGAGTTAAATTTTTTACACCATTTCCTTCTGAAATCTCAAAGAGCAAGAAAGCATACTTGCAGAAAGGGTCCAATACTAGTGGTATCGACTTCATCATTGTGGCTGATTCCTGTATTTTTAaagcaacaagaaaaaaaacaaagaaaaaacatgtcaattgaatagaatttttttcttcagaaaaaaaaaaagaaagaaaataaaagcacACAAACATTTACAAACAGAGTCAAGGGACTGGGCATATGCTTACCATTGTTGAACACCCACACTGGCAATGCACCAATGTCCTCCGCTAGCTACAGGAACAAAACATTTGTAAATTACCTAAGCAGCATCTCATGGAAATTGTACAAGCACTAAGATATAAATGAAATCTTTCACAATTGACAGGTGGAAAGATACATACTTGAAGGAACTCGAAATAACCAAGTCCATCATCAGTCCAGTACTTCCAAACATCACCAAAGTGTCCAGGTCTCTCCTCCCAGGGCCCAATTGTCTGTTTCCAGCGAAATGCATTTCTTAACCACTCACCTTCAACGAAACAGCCACCTATGCAATATAAATAGAGAACATATTATCTGAATTAATTAGACCAAATGCCTGAGCCTTCGGAAGAAGTCATGGAACCAGAAAATATTATGAATGGATGCAATTAACAGATGAAGCCGCTCAAGATAAATGTACAAAATGATGAACCGCCATCTAAACCTAAAGAGCCTCAActtcaaaaatatcatatctgaGTAGTCTCTAAAACAACTCAAACCAAGTTTTGAACCATCAACAGAAATAAGTTAATGCATACCTGGAAACCTAAGAAATCGAGGTTTCAAATCGGCTATCATTTGTGAAAGATCTTTTCTGAAATTATGGTTCTGTGACACAATAAAAGTTGTATAAGGCAAAGGAGCAAATAAACAAAGATATTTTCCTAAACTGAAGACATCACAAACAACTAGTTGAGAACATTGAGATCACACATTGACAAATTAATAAATGCATTGTCCAATATCACCATAACTCCCACGAGTTAACTACTAGCTTCTGAAGTACCAAGTCTAGGTTGAAGTCAAACAAAAACTTTACGTTCATATTGTTCTTTCTGGTTTAAGAATCCATAAAATTGTTCCACTTCCAAAGTCATCacattttatgattttaaggaggaacaaaattttaacattaattTCAATGTAGAGGTGAACTAAATGATCACAAATATACTAAATTTGCAGTTTAGGATACCTAGGGCCAACTCGTTAGCTTTTACCACTTCTTGTTCAATCTTAATAattcatattattaagttaaaaaatatacttaaatttcACAAAATGATCATctcatttacatattttaatgtTGAGAAGGTAAATCTCGGATTTTAGGTAATATTTTACTTTGAAGTTCatcattgattttctttcttaaattattgatgGAATTTTATCACTTCCCTATCCTAGCCTTATTAAGAAGAACGAGTTATGCTCTTACAGGTGACAGAATCAATCTTATACAAATATAGATTGACGGCATCCAGATTGACTACCCACTGTTCTAGAATAGGTTTATCTGAATAGTGCCTGCAAGAATGCATCTTGAGCACAGCACATAATAACATGAATATAAAGGAAACATATACCCGGTATGTGTCCACAGGCATTACTGACACTTGATCAAACCATATCACTCCCTTTTTGGTTGTTGTCAATTGAAGTCTTGCATTACTATTTGTTGCTGTAGCTCGCAAATTAGCTGTATATTTCGTCCAGTTTCCGACAGTACAAGCATTAGCTCTGCAAGTATAAAGGGCGAACTCTTAAGTATTTAGGGAACTGATCACATTGCATTCATGAAAATACAGGAACACTCTAAATGGTACTTACACAAAGTTAGTAGCAGCGAGGGTGTCCACTCCATTTGAGCTAGTCAATGCCACAGATATATTGACTGCTTCTTCTGAGCGAACATGCATGACCACAGTAAACCACTTATTTTGTTCAACATTCTGTAGGATGCAAAGTAAAAAGATCCAAACAGCAGCAAAGTCAATGAGAAATCAGAAGAGAAATGATGTTCAAGTATTATTGGAGAATAAGAACACAGATCCTCATCCAACAAGCATTTTCACTCAAAAATGACCACTACTTGAGCTAAAACACAGATTTTCAAAAGATATCCTAACCCTTATTTTTAATAGAAGGGCCCGTAAAGAAAGAAGTGAAATTGGCTTTGCTCCAACACATGACAATAGGTCATACAATTAAGCCCTGAGTCTTAATGTGAGGTCCTTGTTCCAAATCAAAAGGCTTTACAGTAAGGTCCCCACACGATTCAACTggggatatattttttattgtgataTAAGTTCAGacaaaaaggagagagaaaaaaaaaaaagaagccacTATTTCGTAAACTGTCAACTAGTTCTTACCATGCCCCAGTACCCAGGGTTGTAGACACCAACGCCTCCAGCTGGACAGATATTAGTGCTATTGCTGTCATTGCCACAGAGCACCTCCACTCGAAGCGCTACTTTGTTACGCTCAAAGGGTGATGAACGATCTGTTGCTACAACTACAtatgattcattcccaattacAGCCCAGGGATCAATGTTTGAGGGAGTGATAGGGCCCCCCGCTTCAAAGCCTGAAATTTGAACCTCATGAAATTCCCAATCTTTAAAATAGTGCAAGCAACAACCCACTGTTCTGTCAGCTCAAGAAGAAAGTTTATATTCCTGATCTAAGAAATTCACTTGAAAGAATGCCCGACATTATGTCCTAtgtgacaaaatattttttagcacAAAAATGTAACTATATACATACTTGTAAATAGGTTATAGATGGCATggattcaaacccaaattcccCTTGCTCACACATGCAGATTTTTCCACTTTGTTTCAATAACTATGTCAAATTTTCGAAACTTTATTTTGCTCTTTACAATCTATAGACACGTTCTAGTTCTATTCTCATGCACACAGAAATGCTGAAtacaaaaacattaaatattcgGGTTTTTGTCCTTGTTATCTGAAAACAAGAGATTTAGAAATGACCTCTGTTGCTGACAAGCTCTGCCCACAGTCCACCAGCTCCTGCATGGTTGATCTCCTACACAAAGACATTTCAAACAAAGCTCAATCTTCAAAATCAACATATACACAATTACGGTGGCAGTAAATTGCTAATTGCTCAGAATTCCAAACAACCCAacatttaatattcaaatagttTCAACAATCAATCAAGACACAATCACAAATCAAATTGTACTATGTCATTGGCAGCCAGACCGTAATTGAGGAAGGCCCATTGGATACATGATGATCCGAGAATCATCGTCACAAAGAGACAAACCCAACAGTTTATTCTactagaaaattttgaaacagtACTGATTAAAGGCACAAACCGGGAATACCGGCAGCCTAAGTGGCAACAGCCAACAGGAAATAAAGGAAATTTCGCTAATGTAAGTAAAAAAATTCACCTCAAAGAATAATCCAAACAATGTTTCTGGCATCTTCCGGCCAGGCCCTTTAGTATCAACGATCAGCTGCGCCGTCTGGTTCCCATCAGCCCCAATGGGCAAAAACTGATACACAGAGGAAACCAGAAAGAAGAAGCAGAAGAGGACTTTGCAAGAGGCGCGGAAACAACCCATTCCTTCCTTCACCACATCCAATTTCCACACAGCCTGATAAAACAGAACCCGATTCAGTTACACTCAGCCCAGTTGACAGAAAAAAAGGAGATAAAGCATAAACCGCGAAATGGAGCATCAGGCAGACAGTTAAAGCTAGCTAAAAATGGCAAACGCCATCATCAAAGATGTTATTGCCGTCACACCCACATCACAAAAGGCTCAAATTGCAAAAACCTCTTAGTAGGTtaacaacttttcaaaaaatccaGTTGCGGTTCACCAGAATCAAGAGATACAAAGCCAGAATAGGCGCAACTATGATCAATCAACAAGACCCAGAATGGAGAAACAGTCAACGGACCTATATCCCTAACGAATGATCAGGATTTACCTGAAAGAGTAGATAGGTATCTGGGTTCCTCGGGATTGAAAGTGTGGGTTGTGTGAGAGATGAGTCCTGGCTTGATTATTTCTGTTGATTGTACACCTATATAtagggagagaaagagagagacaaGGAGCCAAATACAAGAAACGGCTGACACACGCTTGAGTGCCATAATGTTACTAAGTAATGGAGCTTTTGGTTTTGGCTGAAGATGAGGAGGAATTGACTTGTTTAAGATTTTTCTTCCTCTGAGGCCCACACTATTCTCTTCTCCAATGATAACTCctgctcattttcttttccttttcctttttttttttctgtcaaATATGTATATGggatatgatttttagaaaaatagaaaattatttatattaataattatataacaaatatttcttattacaattagtttttgaaatcaatttttaaaaacaatttttaaattttttataacatttttaatctattttttcatttttaaatatttcttttaaaatatcacatttatataattatcttttaaaataatccttaaaaataatttaaaataattaaaatattatataaatattttttatttatgggaAAATGTGGAAATAATaccattgcttttttttttttttttttttttaattttgggttcataataattcatatattttagCAAATTAGTGCGAATTAGGCCTTTTAATTCCAAAATTGTTACTTGCACAGGTGGCATACCCAACccattttttaacatttatctctgcccaaaattttaatttcaaaagcAACTAGCTAGATATACAAAGAGATATAATGggtatattaattttatttatgttgcTTCCTAGTTCCTTCTATGGTGCTAATACTGCCATATGGACAAGATAAAGCTAAAAGAAAAATGCAGCATGCCTCCAAAATACTTAGGAATGTACATTTACGGATGTCATTATTATAGTTTGTTTTGTCCTAAACCtaattagataataaaaatg from Vitis riparia cultivar Riparia Gloire de Montpellier isolate 1030 chromosome 8, EGFV_Vit.rip_1.0, whole genome shotgun sequence includes the following:
- the LOC117920373 gene encoding E3 ubiquitin-protein ligase At1g12760-like, whose protein sequence is MTGPTVRVRVESIFPNSNATSFNPPHALSPVSTIKPKLKPTHPPFSSLSNFLSRMDADVPWAGGQGGGGFMSNSLSTSLSLPLARYTTRLITGEHHSLLWDCTQPRSEDYDDRHMSDGGGGGGGFSKPIVVLDVIWNLAFVSVSMVVLLSTFQERPSRPLRVWIFGYALQCLLHVGFVCFQFRRRNHGNEDRHSSIVKRLESMNTMFSSVWWVFGFCWILAGGQVLMQDSPRLYWLAVVFLAFDVFFMMFCIGMACIFFFALFCCIPLAAIAYAMKIREGASEDDIRLLPRYRFCDASLARKVDDDKKQALEAAVELGSSSSISDLALHPEDSECCICLSRYVDGAELYILPCNHHFHCGCISRWLRINATCPLCKFNILRGDMLV
- the LOC117920812 gene encoding alpha-L-arabinofuranosidase 1, translating into MGCFRASCKVLFCFFFLVSSVYQFLPIGADGNQTAQLIVDTKGPGRKMPETLFGLFFEEINHAGAGGLWAELVSNRGFEAGGPITPSNIDPWAVIGNESYVVVATDRSSPFERNKVALRVEVLCGNDSNSTNICPAGGVGVYNPGYWGMNVEQNKWFTVVMHVRSEEAVNISVALTSSNGVDTLAATNFVANACTVGNWTKYTANLRATATNSNARLQLTTTKKGVIWFDQVSVMPVDTYRNHNFRKDLSQMIADLKPRFLRFPGGCFVEGEWLRNAFRWKQTIGPWEERPGHFGDVWKYWTDDGLGYFEFLQLAEDIGALPVWVFNNGISHNDEVDTTSIGPFLQEALDSIEFARGASNSTWGSVRTAMGHGDPFNLKYIAIGNEDCWKKNYRGNYMRFYDAIKRVYPDIKLITNCDASSRKLNHPADYYDFHIYTSAINLYSMAHQFDRTSRDAPKAFVSEYAVTGKDAGSGTLLAALAEAAFLIGVEKNSDVVEMASYAPLFVNSNDRTWSPDAIVFNSSFVYGTPSYWMQHFFSNSSGATLLNSTLTTNSSSSLIASAITWKSPQDNKTYIKLKVVNFRNVSVSLKISVDGLQTNSLQLSGATKTVLTSSNVMDENSFKEPTKVTPFRFELKDVGKDLDAELPAYSFTAFDLLMDSSSLQTVETDAGYKSSI